The following coding sequences lie in one Xiphophorus maculatus strain JP 163 A chromosome 4, X_maculatus-5.0-male, whole genome shotgun sequence genomic window:
- the bbox1 gene encoding gamma-butyrobetaine dioxygenase — protein sequence MWMSTLARFARPVFQRSPSPVVCKAMKACRRMELPAPSFCMTPVHIRRHQTLGSAPMPVASHSMRHVRALDEERLMEVEWEDGGQSLYPFTWLRDNCQCPHCTLRSAEARLLLMADLDIHTGMDSVEVTKDGKVSIVWPDQHMSVFDAEWLKKRCFSDAARQAMQEELFLNERYYWDATLRIPQADFQEVLHDDGAALAWLLALRRVGIVHLKGAPAEQGQVARLAERIGYLRLTFYGHTWQVQDKSMANNVAYTSGKLSLHTDYPALHFAPGVQFLHCINQAKEGGESEVVDGFHMAEQLQREDPEAFRTLTSLRVDFTDTGTDYCDFMLQSKNRIIDVDSEGKVTKINYNNATRDSVLDLPLHQVQPFYRALKAYVDIMSRPENVVTYTMKPGDIVTFDNWRLLHGRKSYISRPDRLRHLEGAYLDWDEVMSRLRIVRRNVHGDA from the exons ATGTGGATGAGTACACTTGCACGTTTTGCTCGTCCCGTCTTTCAAAGGAGCCCCTCTCCAGTGGTCTGCAAGGCAATGAAAGCTTGTCGTAGGATGGAGCTGCCTGCACCAAGTTTCTGCATGACTCCAGTACATATTCGCAGACATCAAACCCTCGGTTCTGCCCCCATGCCTGTGGCTTCTCACTCAATGAGACATGTACGTGCTTTGGATGAGGAGAGGCTGATGGAGGTGGAATGGGAAGATGGAGGCCAAAGCTTGTACCCATTCACCTGGCTGAGAGACAACTGCCAGTGTCCGCACTGCACCCTGCGGTCAGCTGAGGCCCGCTTGCTGTTGATGGCTGATCTTGATATCCACACAGGAATGGATTCTGTGGAGGTTACTAAAGATGGCAAG GTTTCCATTGTGTGGCCCGACCAGCACATGAGTGTGTTTGATGCAGAGTGGCTGAAAAAACGCTGTTTTTCTGATGCTGCCAGACAAGCAATGCAGGAGGAGCTGTTCCTCAATG AGCGTTATTATTGGGACGCGACGCTGCGTATTCCCCAAGCTGACTTCCAGGAAGTTCTCCATGACGATGGGGCTGCGCTCGCCTGGCTCCTGGCCCTGCGGCGAGTTGGTATCGTGCACCTAAAGGGGGCGCCTGCAGAGCAAGGTCAAGTGGCCAGACTGGCTGAGAGGATTGGATATCTCAGGCTGACGTTTTACGG GCATACATGGCAGGTCCAGGACAAGTCCATGGCAAACAATGTGGCGTACACTTCAGGGAAGCTGAGCCTGCATACAGACTATCCAGCTTTACACTTTGCACCTGGG GTGCAGTTCCTGCACTGCATTAACCAGGCAAAGGAAGGAGGGGAGAGCGAAGTGGTGGACGGCTTCCACATGGCCGAGCAGCTGCAGCGAGAAGATCCGGAGGCCTTCCGGACGCTCACCTCGCTCCGTGTGGACTTCACCGACACCGGGACGGACTACTGCGACTTCATGCTGCAGTCCAAGAATCGGATCATCGA TGTTGACTCCGAGggaaaagtcacaaaaataaactacaacaaCGCCACCAGAGACTCTGTGCTGGACCTCCCCTTACATCAGGTCCAGCCCTTCTATAGAGCGCTGAAGGCCTATGTGGACATCATGAGCAGACCGGAAAACGTGGTCACCTACACCATGAAGCCAG GTGACATTGTGACCTTTGACAACTGGCGTCTGCTGCACGGCAGGAAGAGCTACATCAGCAGGCCAGACAGGCTGCGACACTTGGAGGGTGCCTACTTGGACTGGGACGAGGTGATGTCTCGTCTCCGGATTGTCCGCAGAAATGTCCACGGGGACGCGTGA